TGTTTCCAGGTAAGCCGTAGCATTTGCATCAAAAGGTTTTATAAAATGCAGATTATAGTCTATCCTCTCTCCATCATTTATTTTACTGATTGTCTGCTCTCCCTTTCCTACATTTTCCATATTACTGTCCCATGAAGAAGTAAAACCAACTGTTCCATCAGTTCCTTTAAATTCTTGTTTCATTTTTGGGTCCATACTTGCCCATTTTGTGAAATTATTATGATTTTTCAGTAAAACGAGATAAGCAAAAACCTCTTGTTTTGGTTTCTTAATTGTAACATCCCGTTCTACAGAATAATCCTTTTTCATAAATGCCGCCACTACTAAAACGATCACAATCAACAGAACGAGGATGGTAAGAATAGTTTTTATAATTTTCATATTATCAAGTATTTAGTGAATAAAAAATTAGATAAACTTAATAATTTTTTCAA
This portion of the Pedobacter lusitanus genome encodes:
- a CDS encoding SRPBCC family protein, whose amino-acid sequence is MKIIKTILTILVLLIVIVLVVAAFMKKDYSVERDVTIKKPKQEVFAYLVLLKNHNNFTKWASMDPKMKQEFKGTDGTVGFTSSWDSNMENVGKGEQTISKINDGERIDYNLHFIKPFDANATAYLETTAPSANQTKVRWVFEGKMNYPMNIMCLFMNMDKSLGADLQTGLDNLKNVLEKQ